Within the Malus sylvestris chromosome 4, drMalSylv7.2, whole genome shotgun sequence genome, the region AGAATTATGAATTACTATCATCACAAGGTGGTCATCACGGTAGATACATTTGTAACCAATCAATGGAAACCAATCATTTATGATATCTCAATTACATGTGTAAGCACACTCTCTGATGTTAAACTCAAGGTGGGACATGCAAATTTAAAACAATGGGAATAAACCCAAATAAAAGACGTTGAGAAAAGGCTATTTGTTCATTTAACCATTACGACCGCTAATCAGTTGTATTTTGAAAGTGCAAACAAAATAAACTGTAACAAAAAGGCAAACCAACTATGTTAAACCATTATACAGGATCAAGTAATAGCTGAAAAGATAACGCATCACATATAATAGAAAAATATAAAGTCACATGTGCATAACCAATACAGTTATTACAATCTGACATAGGAATAACTGTTAATGAAACGGAGTCAACAAACAGAAACTTTCAGCTCATACAGTGTTGCTGTTAGTTTTAGATTATAGAATCATTAATAATCAACTTTCATATCTCTGGAGCAGCCCCAATCATGTATTTGGTAAATGGAACTTAAAAGTTATGTTACAAGCAAAAGTACTTTTACAGAGaacagaaataaaaaataaaacctgtCTAGGTTAATAATTACAAACCTCTGCGTCCTCGATATCCGAGAGGTTGTCAGGCTTATCACAATCTTCAGCATCCGCATCAACAGTGGTACTTTCGGGCTCTGTAAACTGCTTTCTTTCGTCTTTGCTTTCTGTTTTTGATTTGTTCAGTTCTTTCTCAAACTATCAAGATGAAATGAGGAAAAATAAACATCAGAGCAACTTTGTTATATGACTGACAAGGATAGTAATTAAGGTGTACAAGGTGGAAGAGTTATTATAAAGAATTGAGGAGAATCAAAAGTTCTGGAGATCTATTTCAATATGGAAAACTAGCCTTAGAGAGAAGGTCTGAGCCCTCCAGAAGACCTACTATACCTCTCCATCTATTAGCACTTATAACAAACATAATGTAGTGGGTCCTCATAATGCTTTTCCAAAGCAAACAAGCATAACAGAGACTCAACCTTCAGTTCCATCCCACATGCATCTCAAAAAAGTATAACCCAAACAAGGAAAAATCAAGACCATTCCATATCATCAAATAACACTGGACCCTCAAAAAGAAATTAGGACATTATCAACTCTTAAATCATGCCCGAAGAGTTTTACATATTATGTGTAAATAACAGAAATATGAAACACCACTATTGTTATTTTACCACCAATTACTAACCACATAGCAGAAAAATAACTAAATGTAATGGTTACATTTGGCAACTGTTTACTGTTGTCCGGGCTTTGGCAAGGTTCAACACCAGAATCCGTAGCAATTTGCTCAGCAGATGCCTCCTCCGATCTCTTTACTTCGGCACGCTGGAAAGCTGGAGGATTAGACCCTCCCTCAAGTCCACCTGAAATTTGCATAAACTACACCAACCCATTAAAGCTTTAACATACATTGTACGTCCTATGGAAACAAAAAAGTGAATTGGACTCACATCATCGTAACAAATTCTACAAAGTCCATATGCAAATGGTTTTCCACTACCCTTATGCTCACAAAGGACATCATCTGCATTACCCACTTTTAATGCCAAAATTGGTTCTTTGCTGAATTCTTCCAGCTCCCTGGCCTTTTCAAGGAATTCCtcaatctgaaaaaaaaatagaataaaaaataaaataaaaatagcttCAAGGTGGGGAGTATAAGAGTTCAGTACTTACATATCCCAAACAAAtgtatgcaaaaaaaaaatcagatactGAATACCTTTTAGGTCTAAATTTTTCTGCAACTTATTTAAATGTCAAATACAGAGAAATAGATAAATGCTAAAAGCAATTGCAACTAAAGCCCAAAGGACAACCAAAATAATATAATCACTGAACCCTAAGCTAAAAAATGTCCattaattttacttttaaaaaactattattatCATTAAGGGGAGGGGGCAGGAGTTGGAACtgttacaataatttaggggaGGGGGAAGTTTTGAACCCAGGACGCATAGGCAGAAACCGTGTTCCAGATCGATCCCTATGCAGTAGTCTCCATCACGCAGGGCTGTAAGGCTTTTAATATAATAGGGGCGTGCTAGGCCCTAACCTGGGTTGGTTGGGAAAAGGCCATCATATGCCCAACACCATATCCACTAAGATACTGAACCACATGCActtatttaaaaatttatacAAAACCCAGGAATTGTACACGCATGTGACTACAATAACATAGAAATGTATTGGCATGTCAAATTGATGTTACCATTCAATTGTTTCTAAGTCAAGAGAAATGTGGAGATGGAGTGATGGGCAATGTACAGGCAAGTAAAGAATGATGGAGGAAATTTAAatggaaatgatgaaggaaatttAAAACTGTCCTCATATATGTAAGCTATATGGCTGAAATGCAGATGTTACAAATTACAATAATTGTCCTACTGCAAGTAACATACCGTCAAGCTTCCGGATTCAGTATTCTCAAACTCAACCAGCCGCTTGGTCAATGTTGCATCACAAACATGCACAATCCTAGTCTGATAAAATATACAAGATACATCATATGAAATGTAAGGGCTGAATGAACATCAAATGTTTGAATTGTTACATAATCATTTTTACGAAAAAATTTGATGGGACAAAAGAGTTTTCATATTTAGAGCACAGGACTGAACTGAATCTGATTAAGAAACAAGAAATTCATAACTtgacacaatataaacaaaacaaTGTGTACTCTTTCATTGCTGAAAATTTTTTGTATTAGCAATCtggaataaaataaaaaatctaactGGTGTGCCCATATAATAGATGATCTATAACGAAAAAACCAACTCATTCAAAATATTCTTACCACTGTAGAGTAGCAACTGAGTGTGACTTACAATATCAGACTTGGAATAATTGAGACCATGTGAATGTCCAGATATATATAGCGCAGCACCACATAGCCCACTGGGTTTTCTGCCTGTCTGTAAAAGAATTGAAGATCTTTCATATGACATTCAACCTCACTTGAAGATTAACACTACATCTGACACCCAAAATGCATCAATATTATGCTGAAAAGGGTTAGCACACCTGCATCCAATCCCGTTTCATGCTAGTGATAATCCGCAGTGCAGTTTGCATGACCCTTTTATTCGTTCCTCCTGGTAAACCTACAAGGCATATTTGTAACTGTTATGTATCCCTGTTATACCAGCAAACCTAAATACGTGTACCAGAAGGAACAAGGTACAGAGGACTTATACCCAAAACAAaagacataaataaaaaatagtgtgACATAAGACATTAACAAATTGAAGATGCTTGGAAAAAGTAAAATTGTAAATAGAAATCCAAATTATCTAAGCCCCAACTAGCTACTTCTAGCTGCAAACTTTAAGTGTTTAGGCCTAATAAATTGCTCAAAAGGTTAACATAGCACAAAACAGAGATGTTAAATATGGAGGATGTACAACTAAAGCagtaataaatatgaattgatgTCCGTGTCCCCATGTCCCATTGCATTTGAGTCCCATCAAACCAGAAAAGCAAATGAGAACACACTTTGTTGGATTTGATACTTTTGTAGTATTAACTGAATACATATTCATCCATATAACCACTCAGCCGAAAAAGTTTCAACACTGCTTAAAAGTAATGACCTTTTGTTGGAAAGAAGTGATGCAATTACTTTGTGAACAAATTGCATTTAAATCCGAATCCTAGAGTAAGAAAGCTATTTGTTATTGCAGAGTTCTCACACTTACTCTCTGTAAATTTATGAATAAACCAAGAAGGATCAACAGGTTTTTGGACAATTGGGTGCTCATTGAGCCTAAGAGTTTTGCAAAGTTGCAAAAACACAGCACCTAGCACATAACTGCGAATCACATTATAGGAAAGCAATATTAAACCCAAGGGCAAATGTTGATGGTTAAATCCAAAATCAGAATGTCATTACTGAAAGCAAGGGAGAAGAAAGTCAAAAGtgaggaaaaaaaaggaaaggctCTCTCACACATTTATCTTCAAGTAGTTCGAAAAATCAATAAGAAGATACGGCCTCCTCTTTTCCCTGTGAGACAAGATTCAAGTTCAATATTAGCACATATCATCATGGGGTAAAATTGAATATGAATAAGAAGATAAACATGgctggaaataattaattaaacagcttaactgttttttttttttttttttttttttttttttttcttggctgCTTGGGGTGATCTGCTTGCCACCCCTCATCTATTTTCTGTCTCTTTCTTTACTGTTTCTTTATagaataaaacaaataaataaataaaacagcaAACAGGTTCTCTTACCGGCATGCAATGTAAAGACATGAAGCCAGTACTTGCTCTGATTTACGCCCCCTGGTGAAATTTTTCTCTACTGCAATCTTCAAAAGGAGAAGAAGATCACAGGTTTAGTCTTTTAGATTTCCACAATTTCTGTAACTAGAAACAATGAAGCTCAAATACATGAAGACGTACTCTATAAAAACGCTTAGCTATGTCAACAATTTCTTCATTGTCTCCCATATCCAAAGCATTTCTCATACATCTTAATTCATATTCGGCTGCAAATCCATAAACAATCAATGAGACAATAGATAAGACAAATCTCATTATCTTCATTAACTCTTGAGCATGATAAAATTGACATGttaaagtttattaaattttcaaaaAGAAAGTAGTAATTAAACATCCTAGTTTGTGCAAGTTGAGTAACTGCTAACATCAAGACATGAATAAATTGTAACAACAGAATGTGCTGAGtttaaagaaaaacacaaagcGGTAATACAGACTCTGGCTCTAGTCTTTACTCTGGCTGCTGGCTTATGACCTGCCTTGATTAATGGCAGGTGATTTCACCCAAAACTCATTCAATGGACTCAAAGAGACTCAAGTACTAAGTATATTACATGTCTGTACACAAATGCAAGCGGTTATGCCCCTTCTATATGTGTATTGGGGTGTTGAGTCTGTAAATGACTGAATAAAGCACACTCCAGTTGATAGTGCAACCTAAATGCTTTCTTCTAGTTGATTGACCAGAAATGCTGACACATGATCCCTGCAACATTTCGATTTTCCAGTTCCATGTCTACTGCAAGTCCCCGACCAGATTTTCTTATCGTGTTCATTAATTTGTAAGTGCACTAACTTAAAATCAAACCTCAAGAGAAAATTCTACTCCTGCAATCCCACTCCCCAGAGGTTAGCACTTCTTAGAACCCAaaccaaagaaataaaataaattctttTTAAAAACAAAGTACTTGAAAAATGGAACTCTTCCGTtaataaaaaggtcgtacccagtgcacaaggctcccgctttacgcagggtctgggagaggtgaatgtcggctagccttacccccatttatggagaggctgctcccaagtctcgaacccgagacctaccgctcatgggcgaagacacttgccatcacaccaagtgcgacctcttaaaAGACACTCTTCCGTTAATAGAAGTAATTATATTTCTGAGGAAGCATATGCCAATATTACACGGGGTCATGAAAgcgtaaaaaaaaagaagcaataaAAAAGCCAAACCTTGAAAAACAAAAGCTCAACGAGCCATACCATTCTCGAAGATCCTTTCGCGAGAAGCTGAGATATCACTTTGAATGGTCCGTACAAATCTTCCAGCCACTTGGCTCTGCAAACACATACGCAGAAAAGCTTTAAACAGAATATAAAATCAATACTTCTCCATAAAATCACTCAAAAAATCACATCTTAGTGATTTTATGTAGAAATACATTCCATGTGCTTACTCATAAACTAATTTTATGGAGAAGCACATCGCAGAAGTGATTCTGGCTGTCCCACAATCACTCCGAAACGAGCATTAGTATGCATTTGTTACCAagtgtaatatatatatatatatatatatatatatatatattaaaaggaaattgggaaatacCTGGCCAGCTGCATTTTTAACGAATGTGGTTTCCTCACTGTATTGTTCGTACTCCAAAACCTTTCCACATCCGGGACACGAACTACAAACAATAGCAAAGCAACATCACAATCCAATTCATAACACCCCAATATAAAttctttatgtaaaaaaaaatactcaaaatataaataaaattatacaaACAAAAATTGGGATACTCACATTCTACCACCATCGCTAATTCCAGAAACCGGCTTTCTACAGTGAGAGCAAAAAACCATTCTTTGAAATTAAAAGCCAACTCCGCCACCGATTTTCCCCAATTACGAGGAAGAGCAACCGCCctgtttgtttcccgagaaaatcagaaagagaaaaaaaaatagagctGTATCTTAAATTCTCAGTAAACTCAAACGGGACAATGAAATACCTTTCGGTTTTGAGGGCTTTGGCAGCAAAACAAACCCGCCAAGAGTGAGTGGGGGTCTGAAGTGAAAACGAGTGGACAAACGTGGGAAGATGAGAGAGAGCACGTTTGGCAAAAATTTAGGGTCTCGTTTGGTACGCCGTATAAAACACCGGAGTCAGCGAACCTGGAAGGATGGCTTTTGCTCCGATGCGGGGGCGCGTCCACGTGGACAGGTGGGGGAGAGTGAGCGAAGCTTGTAACGAGGAACGATGGATTTGGGC harbors:
- the LOC126619721 gene encoding transcription factor IIIB 60 kDa subunit isoform X1 — its product is MVFCSHCRKPVSGISDGGRISCPGCGKVLEYEQYSEETTFVKNAAGQSQVAGRFVRTIQSDISASRERIFENAEYELRCMRNALDMGDNEEIVDIAKRFYRIAVEKNFTRGRKSEQVLASCLYIACREKRRPYLLIDFSNYLKINVYVLGAVFLQLCKTLRLNEHPIVQKPVDPSWFIHKFTESLPGGTNKRVMQTALRIITSMKRDWMQTGRKPSGLCGAALYISGHSHGLNYSKSDITRIVHVCDATLTKRLVEFENTESGSLTIEEFLEKARELEEFSKEPILALKVGNADDVLCEHKGSGKPFAYGLCRICYDDFMQISGGLEGGSNPPAFQRAEVKRSEEASAEQIATDSGVEPCQSPDNSKQLPNFEKELNKSKTESKDERKQFTEPESTTVDADAEDCDKPDNLSDIEDAEVDSYLLNEEGKRYKQMIWEEMNREYIEEQAEKERQNKAAGMDPDIPEDAKNLGQATAAAMAKKRKERQLAREAEARSSTPAKNAAEATHQMLTKKRLSSKINFEAIEHIFQTDEAPDGSKKKKLESHLDTDKADDNVDELGPENEYEDEEGIEGAFGYNLDDENVDEQPYDDEDYGYDGY
- the LOC126619721 gene encoding transcription factor IIIB 60 kDa subunit isoform X2, which codes for MRNALDMGDNEEIVDIAKRFYRIAVEKNFTRGRKSEQVLASCLYIACREKRRPYLLIDFSNYLKINVYVLGAVFLQLCKTLRLNEHPIVQKPVDPSWFIHKFTESLPGGTNKRVMQTALRIITSMKRDWMQTGRKPSGLCGAALYISGHSHGLNYSKSDITRIVHVCDATLTKRLVEFENTESGSLTIEEFLEKARELEEFSKEPILALKVGNADDVLCEHKGSGKPFAYGLCRICYDDFMQISGGLEGGSNPPAFQRAEVKRSEEASAEQIATDSGVEPCQSPDNSKQLPNFEKELNKSKTESKDERKQFTEPESTTVDADAEDCDKPDNLSDIEDAEVDSYLLNEEGKRYKQMIWEEMNREYIEEQAEKERQNKAAGMDPDIPEDAKNLGQATAAAMAKKRKERQLAREAEARSSTPAKNAAEATHQMLTKKRLSSKINFEAIEHIFQTDEAPDGSKKKKLESHLDTDKADDNVDELGPENEYEDEEGIEGAFGYNLDDENVDEQPYDDEDYGYDGY